One region of Citrus sinensis cultivar Valencia sweet orange chromosome 6, DVS_A1.0, whole genome shotgun sequence genomic DNA includes:
- the LOC127898580 gene encoding ubiquitin-conjugating enzyme E2 28 — MASKRILKELKDLQKDPPTSCSAGPVAEDMFHWQATIMGPSDSPYAGGVFLVTIHFPPDYPFKPPKVAFRTKVFHPNINSNGSICLDILKEQWSPALTISKVLLSICSLLTDPNPDDPLVPEIAHMYKSDKAKYESTARSWTQKYAMG; from the exons ATGGCTTCAAAGCGTATTTTGAAGGAACTCAAGGATTTGCAGAAGGATCCTCCCACGTCTTGCAGCGCTg GCCCTGTGGCTGAAGACATGTTCCACTGGCAAGCAACAATTATGGGCCCTTCTGATAGCCCATATGCAGGAGGTGTATTTTTAGTTACCATTCATTTTCCTCCTGATTATCCTTTCAAGCCCCCAAAG GTTGCTTTTAGGACCAAGGTCTTCCACCCGAACATCAACAGCAATGGAAGCATCTGTCTTGATATCCTTAAAGAACAGTGGAGTCCAGCGCTTACCATTTCAAAG GTCCTGCTCTCTATCTGCTCCTTGCTTACTGATCCAAATCCCGACGACCCTCTTGTACCGGAGATTGCCCACATGTACAAGTCCGACAAGGCCAAATATGAATCCACGGCCAGGAGCTGGACACAGAAGTATGCCATGGGATGA
- the LOC102611214 gene encoding ubiquitin-conjugating enzyme E2 28: protein MASKRILKELKDLQKDPPTSCSAGPVAEDMFHWQATIMGPPDSPYAGGVFLVTIHFPPDYPFKPPKVAFRTKVFHPNINSNGSICLDILKEQWSPALTISKVLLSICSLLTDPNPDDPLVPEIAHMYKSDKAKYEATARSWTQKYAMG, encoded by the exons ATGGCTTCGAAGCGTATTTTGAAGGAACTCAAGGATTTGCAGAAGGATCCTCCCACGTCTTGCAGCGCTg GTCCGGTGGCTGAAGACATGTTCCATTGGCAAGCAACAATTATGGGCCCCCCTGATAGTCCATATGCAGGAGGTGTATTTTTGGTTACCATTCATTTTCCTCCAGATTATCCCTTCAAGCCCCCAAag gTTGCTTTTAGGACCAAGGTCTTCCACCCAAACATCAACAGCAATGGAAGCATATGTCTTGATATCCTTAAAGAACAGTGGAGCCCAGCTCTTACCATTTCAAAG GTCCTGCTTTCTATCTGCTCGTTGCTTACTGACCCAAATCCTGACGACCCGCTTGTACCGGAGATTGCTCACATGTACAAGTCCGACAAGGCCAAATATGAAGCCACTGCCAGGAGCTGGACACAGAAGTATGCCATGGGATAG
- the LOC102610401 gene encoding receptor-like protein kinase FERONIA, whose protein sequence is MSMKNLNKQFLATLFIFLSLASAIHVTLAADYIPSEQILLNCGESSILSDDDKRSWTPDIGSKFLLSTKDSTTSKAATQDPSTPTIPYMTARVFRSEFTYSFPVVAGRKFVRLYFYPNSYNRLNATDALFSVSTGPFTLLKNFSVAQTAEALNYAYVIKEYAIPVDGETLNITFSPMNVSNAYAFVNGIEVMSMPDIYKNTDGDLMIVGQSSPISIDNTTALENVYRLNVGGKDISPSGDTGLFRSWYDDQPYIFGAALGVPVTIGPNMTVRYPSNIPSYVAPVDVYATARQMGPNPQINLNYELSWVFSVDSGFSYLVRLHFCEVLPEITKINQRVFDILLNNQTAFPAFDVAGLTNGNGIPLYQDFAVFVPGNGPQKDLWLGLHPNVASKTQYYDAILNGVEIFKLSDPNSNLAGPNPIPAPKQDVVDPSLALPSSSSGNSKQKAIIGGGVGGGIALALVVGFCVFAASRCRRQGKDPSSSDAQSGWLPLSLYGNSHSAGSAKTNTTGSYASSLPSNLCRHFSFAEIKAATNNFDEALLLGVGGFGKVYRGEIDGATTKVAIKRGNPLSEQGVHEFQTEIEMLSKLRHRHLVSLIGYCEENCEMILVYDYMAYGTLREHLYKTQKPPLPWKQRLEICIGAARGLHYLHTGAKHTIIHRDVKTTNILLDEKWVAKVSDFGLSKTGPTLDHTHVSTVVKGSFGYLDPEYFRRQQLTEKSDVYSFGVVLFEILCARPALNPTLPKEQVSLAEWAAHCHKKGILEQIMDPYLKGKIAPECFKKFAETAMKCVSDQGIERPSMGDVLWNLEFALQLQESAEESGKVLGGGMDIEEGAFDVDCKGKKDPNACSGFNGNITDSRSTGMSMSIGGRSLASEDSDGLTPSAVFSQIMNPKGR, encoded by the coding sequence ATGTCCATGAAGAACTTAAATAAGCAATTTCTTGCTACCCTCTTCATCTTTCTTTCCTTAGCTTCTGCTATTCATGTCACCTTAGCTGCTGATTACATACCCAGTGAACAAATTCTCTTAAATTGTGGTGAATCCTCAATACTCAGTGATGACGATAAACGGAGTTGGACTCCTGATATCGGGTCAAAGTTTTTGTTATCAACTAAGGATTCCACAACCTCCAAAGCTGCCACTCAAGACCCTTCTACACCGACAATTCCTTACATGACCGCTAGGGTTTTCCGTTCTGAGTTTACCTACAGTTTCCCTGTTGTTGCTGGTCGTAAGTTTGTGCGGCTTTATTTCTATCCGAATTCATACAATCGGCTTAATGCAACCGATGCTCTCTTTTCGGTGAGTACCGGGCCTTTTACTCTTCTTAAGAACTTTAGTGTTGCTCAAACTGCAGAAGCTTTGAATTATGCTTATGTTATTAAGGAGTATGCGATTCCTGTCGATGGGGAAACTTTGAATATCACGTTTAGTCCTATGAATGTTTCAAATGCGTATGCGTTTGTGAATGGGATTGAGGTGATGTCAATGcctgatatttataaaaatactgATGGAGATTTGATGATTGTGGGTCAAAGTTCTCCTATCTCCATTGATAACACTACTGCTCTTGAGAATGTTTATCGGTTGAATGTGGGTGGAAAAGATATCTCCCCTTCAGGAGATACAGGTCTGTTTAGGTCTTGGTATGACGACCAGCCATACATTTTTGGAGCAGCGTTGGGGGTGCCGGTGACAATTGGTCCAAATATGACGGTTAGGTACCCGAGTAACATTCCTTCCTATGTTGCACCTGTTGATGTCTACGCCACCGCCCGACAAATGGGGCCAAATCCTCAAATCAACTTAAATTACGAGTTGTCTTGGGTTTTCAGTGTTGACTCAGGATTCTCTTATCTGGTTAGGCTTCATTTCTGTGAGGTTCTTCCAGAGATAACCAAAATTAATCAGAGAGTCTTTGACATTTTGCTCAACAATCAAACTGCTTTTCCTGCATTTGATGTGGCTGGGTTGACAAATGGTAATGGAATTCCATTATATCAGGATTTTGCGGTTTTTGTTCCAGGTAATGGACCTCAGAAGGATCTATGGCTTGGGCTACATCCAAATGTGGCTTCAAAGACACAGTATTATGATGCAATCTTAAATGGAGTTGAGATATTCAAATTAAGTGATCCAAATAGTAATCTTGCTGGGCCAAATCCTATCCCTGCTCCTAAACAGGATGTAGTTGATCCATCTTTGGCTCTACCATCGAGTTCCTCGGGTAATTCAAAGCAGAAAGCAATAATTGGTGGGGGTGTTGGTGGAGGAATTGCTCTAGCCCTTGTCGTTGGCTTTTGTGTTTTTGCTGCATCTCGTTGCCGCAGACAAGGGAAGGATCCGAGCTCAAGTGATGCGCAATCTGGTTGGCTTCCTCTTTCACTCTATGGAAATTCACACTCTGCTGGATCAGCCAAGACAAACACTACAGGAAGTTATGCATCTTCCCTTCCTTCAAATCTTTGCCGCCACTTCTCATTTGCTGAGATAAAAGCTGCCACTAACAACTTTGATGAAGCTCTACTTCTTGGGGTTGGAGGCTTTGGCAAAGTGTACCGTGGAGAAATCGATGGTGCAACAACTAAAGTTGCTATCAAGCGTGGGAACCCACTCTCTGAGCAAGGTGTGCATGAGTTCCAGACTGAGATTGAAATGCTCTCAAAACTTCGACACCGACACCTTGTTTCATTGATTGGTTACTGTGAAGAGAACTGTGAAATGATACTTGTATATGATTACATGGCTTATGGAACACTGAGGGAGCATCTTTACAAAACTCAAAAGCCCCCTCTGCCATGGAAGCAAAGGCTTGAGATATGTATTGGGGCTGCTCGAGGTTTGCACTATCTCCACACTGGTGCCAAACACACGATTATCCACAGAGATGTTAAGACTACCAATATTCTTTTGGACGAGAAGTGGGTGGCAAAGGTTTCTGATTTTGGTTTGTCAAAAACAGGTCCTACGTTGGATCACACTCATGTCAGCACTGTTGTGAAGGGTAGTTTTGGCTATTTGGACCCAGAGTACTTCAGGCGTCAGCAACTAACAGAGAAGTCTGATGTTTATTCTTTTGGTGTCGTGCTCTTCGAAATCCTGTGTGCCCGACCAGCCTTAAACCCAACTTTGCCCAAGGAGCAAGTGAGCTTGGCTGAGTGGGCTGCTCATTGTCACAAGAAAGGAATACTCGAACAGATTATGGACCCTTATCTCAAGGGAAAGATTGCACCTGAATGCTTCAAAAAGTTTGCCGAGACAGCAATGAAGTGTGTATCTGATCAAGGTATTGAGAGGCCATCAATGGGCGATGTGCTGTGGAACCTAGAGTTCGCTTTGCAGCTACAAGAGAGTGCAGAGGAAAGTGGCAAAGTTCTTGGTGGAGGAATGGACATTGAGGAAGGAGCATTTGATGTCGACTGTAAAGGTAAGAAAGATCCCAACGCATGTTCAGGTTTTAATGGCAACATCACAGATTCGAGGAGCACTGGAATGAGCATGAGCATAGGTGGCCGGAGCTTAGCAAGTGAAGACTCAGATGGGTTAACACCAAGTGCAGTATTCTCACAGATCATGAACCCCAAAGGGCGATAG
- the LOC102610698 gene encoding thioredoxin H-type, which translates to MGTCLSKRQHDEEDGEHPVEFAGGNVSLVTTKDIWDQKMSEASREGKIVIANFSATWCGPCRMIAPFFSELSEKYPSLMFLLVDVDELVEFSTSWDIKATPTFFFLKDGQQVDKLVGANKPELQKKVAAAVDSVVPSQK; encoded by the exons ATGGGAACATGTTTGTCCAAG CGTCAACATGATGAGGAGGATGGTGAACATCCTGTTGAGTTTGCCGGTGGGAATGTGAGTCTTGTTACCACCAAAGATATATGGGACCAAAAGATGTCAGAAGCTAGTAGGGAAGGGAAGATA GTGATTGCGAACTTCAGCGCAACATGGTGTGGTCCTTGTAGAATGATTGCACCATTCTTCAGCGAGCTATCTGAGAAATACCCTTCGTTAATGTTCCTTTTGGTCGATGTTGATGAACTAGTT GAGTTCAGCACTTCATGGGATATCAAAGCCACTCcaactttcttctttcttaaaGATGGGCAGCAAGTTGACAAGCTAGTTGGAGCAAACAAGCCAGAGCTACAGAAGAAGGTAGCAGCGGCTGTAGACTCAGTTGTCCCAAGTCAAAAATGA